One genomic region from Haloterrigena gelatinilytica encodes:
- a CDS encoding MEDS domain-containing protein: MSQPGERSDRPGTPGFESGLEALRQSPAFRGPVESLDGHDHANDHFALIYKSRDEQFAAAIPFIRHGLERGERCLYIADDNSKAEVLEAMRARGIDVDDALDSGALSVHTEADTYRRTGTFNRDAILEFWEDSLTEATDEDGYTGIRAAAEMTWALDEDTSPDRLVEYEAALNSLFQNEDYTVMCQYNRERFPPEVLEDVIETHPHLIHDNVVSHNVYYTPPEEFFGPEQPADKVDRMLGTLREQTEAKTELQRSKEHFKQVFESSRDAILIVDPDADEILDANPAASEMLGYARDELLSRGPSDLYPDELDGFGTFVDEVFEEGIGWTDELTCRSRDQGRIPTEISAAQIEVDDRPVVLAAIRDITERKEHEQAQQRLYEIVADSDRPFDDKLRAVLELGCERFGLEYGGIARIDPAADLFEVETVRGDHDHLVPGEQYPLSETYCRLVADNGETAAVTDPVSEGFEGKLCYERFGVQTYLGTQLEVDGDDDRTFFFVSNESRKEEFSEAERTFHHLMGQWMEYELERRQAAEALREQTHTLETINQVGNSLAAELDLENLVQEVTDAGTEITGAEFGAFFYNVVDDQGESYTLYTLSGVPDEEFEDFPMPRNTEVFGPTFHGEGVVRSDDITEDPRYGNNAPYDGMPDGHLPVCSYLAVPVISNSGEVHGGLFFGHSEPGVFTEKDENIITGIASQASVAIDNARLYETARESEERFRALVSVSSEAVFRMSSDWNEMHHLEARGFLADTNEPTSDWLDKYIHPDDQERVMEAVNEAVRTESTFELEHRVEQVDGSLGWSFTRAVPMLNEDGDIDEWIGMASDITERKHRQQELEQTNAQLERSNAELKRFAYAASHDLQEPLRMVSSYVQLLEQRYADDLDADAREYIEFAVDGADRMREMIDALLQYSRLNTSDEEFEPVDCNDVLAQATDNLQIAIEETSAEITSDSLPTVMGDEQQLVQLFQNLLDNAITYAGDESPRIHVTAEKQTDEWVLSVRDNGIGIDSENAEEIFEVFNRLHTTDEYAGTGIGLALCQRIVDIHDGRIWVESEPGEGSTFSFAVPEKKASKSA, translated from the coding sequence ATGAGTCAGCCGGGCGAACGCAGTGACCGACCGGGGACGCCGGGTTTCGAAAGCGGCCTCGAGGCATTGCGTCAGAGTCCTGCGTTTCGCGGCCCGGTCGAATCCCTCGATGGTCACGACCACGCCAACGACCATTTCGCACTCATCTATAAGAGCCGAGACGAGCAGTTCGCGGCCGCCATTCCGTTTATCCGCCACGGGCTCGAGCGGGGCGAGCGATGCCTGTACATCGCGGATGACAACTCGAAAGCGGAAGTACTGGAAGCGATGCGGGCCCGCGGAATTGACGTGGACGATGCCCTCGACTCGGGTGCGCTCTCCGTCCACACGGAGGCGGACACGTACCGCAGGACCGGCACGTTCAATCGGGATGCGATACTGGAGTTCTGGGAGGACTCCCTAACGGAGGCGACAGACGAGGACGGCTACACGGGAATCAGGGCAGCCGCCGAGATGACGTGGGCGCTGGATGAGGATACGAGCCCCGATCGACTGGTCGAGTACGAAGCGGCCCTCAACTCTCTGTTCCAGAACGAGGACTACACCGTCATGTGTCAGTATAATCGCGAGCGGTTCCCGCCCGAGGTGCTCGAAGACGTCATCGAGACCCACCCGCACCTCATCCACGACAACGTGGTCTCTCACAACGTCTACTACACTCCGCCCGAGGAGTTCTTCGGCCCCGAGCAGCCAGCCGACAAAGTTGATCGGATGCTGGGGACGCTGCGCGAGCAGACCGAGGCGAAGACGGAACTCCAGCGATCGAAAGAACACTTCAAGCAGGTCTTCGAGAGCAGCCGCGACGCGATCCTCATCGTTGACCCCGACGCGGACGAAATCCTCGACGCAAATCCGGCCGCATCCGAGATGCTCGGATACGCGCGAGACGAGTTGCTGTCGCGCGGCCCCTCCGACTTGTATCCCGACGAACTCGACGGATTCGGTACGTTCGTTGACGAGGTGTTCGAAGAGGGTATCGGTTGGACAGACGAACTCACCTGCCGCAGCAGGGATCAGGGTCGGATTCCGACTGAGATCTCGGCGGCCCAAATCGAGGTCGACGACCGCCCGGTCGTGCTCGCGGCGATCCGCGATATCACCGAGCGCAAGGAACACGAGCAGGCCCAACAGAGATTGTACGAGATCGTGGCCGATTCCGACAGGCCGTTCGACGACAAACTCCGAGCGGTACTCGAGCTCGGCTGCGAGCGGTTCGGCCTCGAATACGGCGGGATCGCCCGCATCGATCCGGCGGCCGATCTGTTCGAGGTGGAGACCGTACGCGGGGACCACGACCACCTCGTTCCGGGCGAGCAGTATCCGCTCTCCGAAACCTACTGCCGATTGGTGGCGGATAACGGAGAAACCGCCGCCGTCACTGACCCCGTAAGCGAGGGGTTCGAGGGGAAGCTGTGCTACGAGCGCTTCGGCGTCCAAACATACCTCGGAACCCAACTCGAAGTCGATGGTGACGACGATCGGACGTTCTTCTTCGTCTCGAACGAGTCACGGAAGGAGGAGTTCTCAGAGGCCGAACGCACGTTCCACCACCTGATGGGGCAGTGGATGGAGTACGAACTCGAACGCAGGCAGGCCGCGGAGGCGCTGCGCGAACAAACCCACACCCTCGAAACGATCAACCAGGTGGGCAACTCATTGGCCGCCGAACTCGACCTCGAGAATCTGGTGCAGGAGGTTACGGACGCCGGTACGGAAATAACCGGCGCGGAGTTCGGTGCCTTCTTCTATAACGTCGTCGATGATCAGGGCGAATCCTACACGCTCTATACCCTCTCAGGAGTTCCTGATGAGGAATTCGAAGATTTCCCGATGCCGCGCAATACGGAGGTCTTCGGCCCGACCTTTCACGGCGAGGGGGTCGTCCGTTCGGACGACATCACCGAAGATCCGCGCTACGGTAACAACGCGCCCTACGATGGGATGCCCGACGGCCATCTGCCCGTCTGCAGTTACCTGGCGGTTCCCGTAATTTCGAACTCCGGTGAAGTACACGGCGGCCTTTTCTTCGGCCATTCGGAGCCGGGGGTCTTCACCGAGAAGGACGAAAACATCATCACGGGGATTGCTTCTCAAGCGTCCGTCGCCATCGATAACGCTCGTCTGTATGAAACGGCGCGCGAAAGCGAGGAGCGATTCCGAGCGTTGGTCTCCGTGAGTTCGGAAGCCGTGTTTCGCATGAGCTCCGATTGGAACGAAATGCACCACCTCGAAGCCCGGGGCTTCCTCGCCGACACGAACGAACCGACCAGCGACTGGCTTGACAAATACATTCACCCGGACGACCAGGAGCGCGTCATGGAGGCCGTCAACGAAGCCGTCCGGACCGAGAGCACGTTCGAGCTCGAACACCGGGTGGAGCAGGTCGATGGCAGTCTGGGCTGGTCATTCACGCGTGCGGTACCGATGCTGAACGAGGACGGTGACATCGACGAATGGATTGGTATGGCGAGCGACATCACCGAGCGCAAGCATCGCCAGCAGGAACTCGAACAAACTAACGCGCAACTGGAACGCTCGAACGCCGAATTGAAGCGGTTCGCCTACGCCGCCTCCCACGACCTCCAGGAGCCGTTACGGATGGTGTCGAGTTACGTCCAACTGCTCGAACAGCGATACGCCGACGATCTCGATGCCGACGCACGGGAGTACATCGAGTTCGCCGTCGATGGTGCCGACCGGATGCGCGAGATGATCGATGCGTTGCTGCAGTATTCACGGCTCAACACGAGTGACGAAGAATTCGAACCCGTGGACTGTAATGACGTGCTCGCCCAGGCGACGGATAATCTTCAAATCGCCATCGAAGAGACCAGCGCCGAGATCACCTCGGATTCACTGCCCACGGTCATGGGCGACGAGCAGCAACTGGTGCAGCTGTTCCAAAATCTGCTCGATAACGCTATTACGTACGCTGGTGACGAGTCGCCGCGTATTCACGTCACCGCCGAGAAGCAAACCGATGAATGGGTGCTGTCGGTCCGGGATAACGGAATCGGGATCGATTCGGAAAATGCTGAAGAGATCTTTGAGGTGTTCAACCGCCTCCACACCACTGACGAGTATGCCGGCACTGGTATTGGCCTCGCACTCTGCCAACGGATCGTCGATATTCACGATGGCCGCATTTGGGTCGAGTCGGAACCCGGTGAGGGGTCGACGTTCTCATTCGCAGTTCCCGAGAAGAAAGCGAGCAAATCCGCATAG
- a CDS encoding tyrosine-type recombinase/integrase translates to MSLEPIDAETALELYLADKENELSEASLKGHKYRLGHFVRWCNEVEEIENLNTLSGRQLHRYRLWRREDGDLNKVSEKTQMDTLRVFIRWLESIDGVEQDLSEKVLSPSITPDENSRDVMLDSDSASKVLAHLEKYEYASIQHVAITLMWHTMMRVGGVHALDVDDYNPDEQYIKVRHRPETGTPIKNQGDGERMVALSDQVCELLDDWLETKRPSVTDEYGREPLLASREGRTNKTTLRAYVYRWTRPCVYSTECPHDRGLGECSAVKRNKAYQCPSSVSPHAIRRGSITHSLNSDMPDKVVSDRANVSQRVIEQHYDRRTEREKMEQRREYLDNI, encoded by the coding sequence ATGAGTCTCGAACCAATCGACGCTGAAACCGCGCTCGAACTGTATCTCGCAGATAAGGAAAACGAACTCTCGGAAGCCTCGCTCAAGGGCCACAAGTACCGGCTCGGCCACTTCGTCCGCTGGTGCAACGAGGTCGAGGAGATTGAGAACCTCAACACGCTCAGTGGCCGTCAGCTGCACAGATACCGGCTCTGGCGACGAGAGGACGGCGACCTGAACAAGGTCAGTGAGAAGACCCAGATGGACACGCTCCGCGTGTTCATTCGATGGCTAGAGTCAATCGACGGCGTAGAACAGGACCTGAGCGAGAAGGTTCTGTCTCCATCGATCACTCCCGATGAGAATTCCCGTGACGTGATGCTGGACAGCGACAGTGCCTCGAAGGTGCTCGCTCACCTGGAGAAGTACGAGTATGCGAGCATCCAGCACGTAGCTATCACGCTGATGTGGCATACGATGATGCGCGTCGGTGGCGTTCACGCCCTTGATGTCGATGACTACAACCCCGACGAACAGTACATCAAGGTTCGACACCGGCCAGAGACCGGCACGCCGATCAAGAATCAGGGTGATGGCGAGCGGATGGTCGCCCTGTCGGACCAAGTTTGCGAGCTTCTCGACGACTGGCTCGAAACTAAGCGACCATCAGTGACTGACGAATACGGCCGGGAACCGTTGCTGGCCTCGCGGGAGGGACGAACGAACAAGACGACGCTGCGGGCCTACGTCTACCGCTGGACGCGCCCCTGTGTCTACAGCACGGAGTGTCCGCACGACCGCGGCCTCGGAGAGTGTTCGGCAGTCAAGCGAAACAAGGCCTACCAGTGTCCGTCGAGCGTGAGTCCACACGCAATTCGCCGGGGAAGCATCACGCACAGTCTGAATAGCGATATGCCGGACAAGGTCGTCAGCGACCGAGCGAACGTCAGCCAGCGAGTTATTGAACAGCACTACGACCGGCGCACAGAGCGCGAGAAGATGGAACAGCGGAGGGAATATTTAGATAATATCTAA
- a CDS encoding site-specific integrase, with amino-acid sequence MTDHLDDVEFLKQHLSGDPPEELLEQIASTVVDHMADSFPELSLKSRSMEAVLSEFREKKLEEVNSTGQYKRKLNYLQTYLEDEACVETTEDLTSEDVERYDKWRKYESLSRDEPLSDTTLRDDMYLFREFIRYLIEHRMAPVRFEKCVEIPEIDYDGGEGVDEKKLDPEIAKAALDHLRKYEYADIEHVSMELMCHSGPRKGGLIGRDVPHFDYDERVLHYESQETTPLKNDEGSKREITLYDDVPEIIQDYLNDQRPPVIDEEGREPLLTKGDGRMSPSTLQKIAYKWTRPCAVGLDCPHDRDPEDCEAAQKNNSAYKCPSSRAPHHIRTGYITDQKNRGVSAGGIDQRCDVSPRVQKLHYDLPDDAEERERYEDEFRNAADDPNSGFNHE; translated from the coding sequence ATGACCGACCACCTCGATGACGTAGAGTTCCTCAAACAACACCTCTCGGGTGATCCGCCAGAGGAATTACTCGAACAAATCGCGTCCACCGTCGTGGACCACATGGCGGACTCCTTTCCCGAACTCTCGCTGAAGTCCCGCTCGATGGAGGCAGTCTTGAGTGAGTTCCGGGAAAAGAAACTAGAGGAGGTCAATTCGACAGGGCAGTACAAGCGGAAACTGAACTATCTCCAGACGTACCTCGAAGATGAAGCGTGCGTTGAGACAACCGAGGACCTCACAAGCGAGGACGTAGAGCGATACGACAAATGGCGGAAGTACGAGTCTCTGTCTCGGGACGAACCGTTATCGGACACGACGCTCAGAGACGATATGTATCTGTTCCGTGAGTTCATCCGCTATTTGATCGAACATCGTATGGCTCCGGTTCGCTTCGAGAAGTGCGTTGAAATCCCAGAAATAGACTATGACGGAGGAGAGGGTGTTGACGAGAAGAAACTCGACCCAGAAATAGCAAAAGCAGCTCTAGATCACCTTCGGAAATACGAGTACGCCGATATAGAACACGTCTCGATGGAGTTGATGTGCCATTCAGGTCCGCGGAAAGGCGGGTTGATCGGCCGTGATGTACCTCACTTCGACTACGATGAGCGGGTTCTTCACTACGAGAGCCAAGAGACGACTCCGCTCAAAAATGACGAAGGCAGTAAACGGGAAATCACTCTCTATGACGATGTTCCAGAGATCATTCAGGACTATCTCAATGACCAGCGACCGCCAGTAATTGACGAGGAGGGAAGGGAACCATTGCTCACGAAAGGCGACGGTAGAATGAGTCCGTCAACGTTACAGAAAATCGCTTACAAGTGGACTCGCCCGTGTGCAGTCGGATTAGACTGTCCACACGACCGAGATCCAGAAGACTGCGAAGCAGCCCAGAAAAACAACTCCGCCTACAAATGTCCTAGCAGTCGAGCCCCCCATCACATCCGAACAGGGTATATCACAGACCAAAAGAACAGAGGAGTCTCTGCAGGCGGAATCGACCAGCGCTGTGATGTCTCCCCACGTGTCCAGAAACTACACTACGACCTTCCTGACGACGCAGAAGAACGCGAACGCTACGAAGACGAGTTCCGGAACGCCGCTGACGATCCCAACTCTGGGTTCAATCACGAGTAA
- a CDS encoding DUF7342 family protein, translating into MTGSTGPDEFDDVNEAVGAEWEDETTPYERIRDVISRVHTPVSTDAVADTARTSPKTARKHLNTLADEGFVTTDTGENGGTTYRRSPESLVVEQAADIREHVSTEELITRVSEMREHISDFQAEYGVESPEELLVERTNQTLSEAAATHDDLDPETLQEWQTTRRNLAFANAALSIATAERFVGDESRPNGSTLAQ; encoded by the coding sequence ATGACTGGTTCCACTGGCCCCGACGAGTTTGACGATGTCAACGAGGCAGTCGGCGCGGAATGGGAAGATGAGACTACCCCTTACGAGCGCATCCGCGACGTCATCAGTCGCGTCCACACCCCAGTTTCCACAGACGCTGTCGCCGACACTGCACGCACGTCGCCGAAGACGGCACGAAAACACCTCAACACTCTCGCAGATGAAGGATTCGTCACAACCGATACCGGCGAGAACGGGGGTACGACCTACCGACGTTCACCGGAGTCGCTCGTTGTCGAGCAGGCGGCAGACATCCGAGAGCACGTCTCGACAGAGGAGTTGATCACCCGCGTCTCGGAAATGAGAGAGCACATTAGCGACTTCCAGGCCGAATACGGCGTCGAATCACCAGAGGAACTACTCGTCGAACGAACGAATCAAACCCTGTCCGAGGCGGCCGCAACCCACGACGATCTCGACCCCGAGACACTCCAGGAGTGGCAGACAACGCGGCGGAACCTCGCGTTCGCCAACGCTGCGCTTTCAATCGCCACCGCTGAACGGTTCGTCGGTGACGAGTCACGACCGAATGGAAGCACACTTGCCCAGTAA
- a CDS encoding HNH endonuclease, translating into MTDSESRSHDDASTESTKKNEHCECHETVDPETREDVLAEYKHRCQSCGRCGPAEGGLATLHVHHIERDPDGMDEHDMENLTLLCRACHSWLHQQSTPADSPVEITDEDRSVLLPQDIEILRFLAANGPLRTGDIASGLTLELSVSAVRERLWVLMGLDNRVESRDQQIVDKDVETGEWGLTEQIENSARGHIPDDQQLLLQRMEDEQVRQALERGCDRSAVTDVLGISRRTTFNKIKRAYAYDFPLDAFSRGGRPSEEPGPNQNETVDESPTDESDEQQRLNAVAEGEDESLGRTETWGAPESESTVQSTDVNEQRTDRVASDGSGSNELREHLQQAIDALQEVDEAL; encoded by the coding sequence ATGACAGACTCGGAGTCACGATCTCACGACGACGCGAGTACCGAATCGACGAAGAAGAACGAACACTGTGAGTGTCACGAGACGGTGGATCCGGAGACACGCGAGGACGTGCTGGCGGAGTACAAGCACCGCTGCCAGTCATGCGGGCGGTGCGGGCCTGCAGAAGGCGGGTTAGCGACGCTGCACGTGCATCACATCGAGCGTGATCCGGACGGGATGGACGAACACGACATGGAGAACCTCACCCTGCTGTGCCGGGCGTGTCACAGTTGGCTGCATCAACAATCAACGCCGGCTGACTCACCGGTCGAGATCACGGACGAAGATCGAAGCGTTTTGCTGCCGCAGGACATCGAGATCCTGCGGTTCCTCGCGGCGAACGGGCCGCTTCGAACCGGGGACATCGCGTCCGGGTTGACGTTGGAGTTGTCCGTGTCGGCAGTCCGTGAGCGATTGTGGGTGCTGATGGGGCTTGACAACCGCGTCGAATCGCGTGACCAGCAAATCGTTGATAAAGACGTCGAGACCGGAGAGTGGGGGTTGACCGAGCAAATCGAGAACTCGGCGCGTGGCCACATCCCCGACGATCAACAGCTGTTGCTGCAACGCATGGAAGACGAGCAAGTCAGGCAAGCACTGGAACGCGGCTGTGATCGGAGTGCTGTGACGGACGTTCTCGGTATCTCGCGCCGCACAACGTTCAACAAGATCAAGCGAGCATACGCGTACGACTTCCCGCTAGACGCGTTCAGCCGCGGTGGCCGACCGTCAGAAGAACCAGGACCGAACCAGAACGAAACTGTAGATGAGTCACCGACGGATGAGAGTGATGAACAGCAACGGCTCAATGCAGTTGCTGAAGGAGAGGATGAATCACTGGGCCGGACTGAAACGTGGGGGGCACCCGAGTCAGAGTCTACGGTGCAGTCCACCGATGTGAACGAGCAGCGTACAGACCGAGTAGCAAGTGATGGCAGTGGCAGTAACGAGCTACGAGAGCATCTCCAGCAAGCAATCGATGCGTTACAGGAGGTGGATGAAGCGCTGTAG
- a CDS encoding 3'-5' exonuclease family protein, which translates to MTLEQVVVDIETSGFSVDDVVTTVGFAVPLGVRVFVQTNGQEAPGVEAAVGDRVESHVKVTRHESERELFEAVSGFVEVRFRDEDVLLVAYNGERWKGGFDVPFLRTQYAHHDIDWPFTDVPYADVMPLVTNRFNTTVSDEDEPRGDLAGVYEALCDGRYGDMDPFAESSEAVTAYENERFAELVVHNVADMLRTRSLGRLAERYCSKSDFNVKSLTPTTEG; encoded by the coding sequence GTGACGTTGGAGCAGGTAGTGGTCGACATTGAGACGTCGGGGTTCAGCGTAGATGATGTGGTGACGACGGTCGGGTTCGCGGTGCCGCTCGGGGTGCGTGTGTTCGTCCAGACGAACGGGCAGGAAGCACCGGGCGTGGAGGCTGCGGTGGGGGATCGTGTCGAGTCGCACGTGAAGGTGACTAGGCACGAGTCGGAACGAGAGTTGTTCGAAGCGGTGAGCGGGTTTGTCGAGGTGCGGTTCCGTGATGAGGACGTGTTGCTGGTCGCGTATAACGGGGAGCGGTGGAAAGGCGGGTTCGACGTCCCGTTTCTCCGGACGCAGTACGCACACCACGATATCGACTGGCCGTTCACGGACGTGCCGTACGCCGACGTGATGCCGCTCGTCACGAACCGGTTCAATACGACCGTCAGTGACGAGGATGAGCCGCGAGGCGACCTGGCGGGCGTGTACGAAGCGTTGTGCGACGGGAGGTACGGTGATATGGATCCGTTCGCGGAGAGTAGTGAGGCGGTGACAGCGTACGAGAATGAACGGTTCGCGGAACTCGTGGTGCATAACGTCGCGGACATGTTGCGGACGCGATCGCTCGGCCGGCTTGCGGAACGGTACTGCAGTAAGTCCGATTTCAACGTGAAGTCGCTGACGCCGACGACGGAGGGCTGA
- a CDS encoding DrmE family protein: protein MPLSELFDTPAVKSPFILSGNLADEERLAHFPATTRVHAGLLNAMVERGQDLVIVTPSDRAEFLHLHALEALFGPKVDGRNAVFLLSSNTEFRERFRQLAPMSMRPPHDKSRYAREETPIANVTKDGSLATVTKNLNHPDKPARFLFSYTSTRIPSDDVGDRVRCVIYDDSVKYDEERLLRLWKWKQRNDVPAIVYFTSNPTSDLVEKLHGRAFLWTWPPRLLSAVVESDRDSGHEWIGADEEVSPTTHCAQVVARREQNRVSGLSIDVHTCGDGELLTALKRANDRRARFEYLARELDANILKRGQQLVRYTLGSFRELLTPLDVADFHARRTTISSRLAQLDRFADRIASDPEANPATGTFRDVVSALEELEELWDDVPASDKKQGVLVDNLLYGALDRGDSISVVTATESQQQALKTFLQSEHAALYRDLGDDLSIHDTHSIRSADPTDHIVLYGALRWGDRDLLRTDVATDVIVMAYPIEMGLLHSQVDALEDSFESIADTTFWNVIDNLTRIATDEPADVERVNIDLPEYEEPSTSDLGEDISVDEAEGEDLGEIVRGYETDYEDSEDFGPTEYETSTTQQTTTSGGRTETDCLDIHFDDGLSMYLRKDTEVCTVREGHDKLFQKNASRLKEHDVVVHLEDTNEMRDQLYALIRERGDVGLYYYANLWKVNLEAALEKTGDDLDDFVKKMEQQGLNKNRGTYERWYEMEVHRTRSKKSFWAIADAYDLDSVKENFSQVWNAVQEMETIYSRLKKALRQTALRSAADGTLDDVMLSESPDIRLSDFEIGKYLFRLNVQSIEEGVEAKSSQIGRLRGL from the coding sequence ATGCCGCTCAGCGAACTCTTCGACACACCAGCGGTTAAGTCGCCGTTCATCTTGTCCGGCAATCTCGCTGATGAAGAGCGACTAGCCCACTTCCCCGCCACGACGAGAGTACACGCAGGCCTCCTCAACGCAATGGTAGAGCGTGGCCAGGACCTCGTCATTGTGACGCCGTCCGACAGAGCCGAATTTCTGCACCTCCACGCCCTTGAAGCACTCTTCGGACCCAAGGTAGATGGCCGCAACGCGGTCTTCCTGCTCAGCTCTAACACGGAATTCCGCGAACGGTTCCGGCAGCTTGCTCCGATGTCGATGCGGCCGCCACACGACAAGTCTCGCTACGCACGTGAGGAGACCCCGATAGCTAACGTGACGAAAGACGGATCCCTAGCGACAGTAACGAAGAACCTGAACCACCCCGACAAGCCTGCGCGGTTTCTCTTCTCGTACACGAGCACGCGTATTCCTTCAGACGATGTCGGAGACCGGGTTCGATGTGTGATCTACGACGACTCTGTGAAGTACGACGAAGAACGCCTCCTCCGGTTATGGAAATGGAAACAGCGAAACGACGTGCCCGCGATAGTCTACTTCACGAGCAATCCGACGTCAGACCTTGTGGAGAAACTACATGGACGAGCGTTCCTCTGGACGTGGCCACCTCGGTTGTTGTCTGCCGTAGTCGAGAGTGATCGGGATAGTGGGCATGAATGGATAGGTGCCGACGAGGAAGTGAGTCCGACAACCCACTGTGCGCAGGTCGTCGCTAGGCGGGAGCAGAACCGCGTTTCGGGGCTCTCTATCGACGTCCATACGTGCGGTGACGGGGAACTCCTCACAGCCCTAAAACGGGCAAACGACCGTCGAGCGAGGTTCGAGTATTTAGCACGAGAGCTGGACGCCAACATCCTTAAGCGAGGCCAGCAGCTCGTGCGGTACACTCTGGGGAGTTTCCGCGAACTCTTGACCCCCCTTGACGTGGCGGACTTTCATGCCCGGCGGACGACGATATCAAGCCGGCTTGCGCAACTTGATCGATTCGCGGACCGCATCGCATCCGATCCCGAGGCTAATCCCGCAACCGGCACATTCCGGGATGTAGTCTCGGCTCTCGAAGAGTTGGAGGAACTTTGGGACGATGTGCCTGCGAGCGACAAGAAACAGGGCGTGCTAGTTGACAACCTGCTCTACGGTGCACTTGACAGAGGGGACTCGATTTCCGTCGTCACGGCAACAGAGAGTCAACAGCAGGCACTCAAGACGTTCCTCCAGTCTGAGCACGCTGCTCTCTACCGTGACCTGGGTGACGACCTCTCGATACACGATACTCACAGTATTCGCTCGGCAGACCCGACGGACCACATCGTCCTATACGGCGCACTCAGGTGGGGCGACCGTGATCTCCTCCGCACCGACGTCGCAACAGACGTTATCGTCATGGCGTATCCCATCGAAATGGGTCTCCTCCACTCACAGGTGGACGCCTTGGAGGATTCCTTTGAGTCGATTGCGGACACGACGTTCTGGAACGTGATCGACAACCTGACCCGTATCGCTACGGACGAACCTGCGGACGTCGAACGTGTGAACATTGACCTCCCCGAGTATGAGGAGCCCAGTACGAGCGATCTCGGTGAGGACATCTCCGTAGATGAGGCCGAAGGAGAAGACCTGGGTGAAATCGTGCGAGGGTACGAGACAGATTACGAGGACAGCGAAGACTTCGGCCCTACCGAGTATGAGACGTCCACCACACAACAGACGACCACCTCTGGTGGACGAACCGAGACCGACTGTCTCGACATCCACTTTGACGACGGCCTGTCCATGTATCTTCGCAAGGACACTGAAGTGTGCACCGTGCGCGAAGGCCACGACAAACTGTTCCAGAAGAACGCCTCACGCCTCAAGGAACACGATGTCGTCGTCCACCTGGAAGACACCAACGAGATGCGTGACCAATTATACGCGTTGATTCGTGAACGCGGAGATGTCGGACTGTACTACTACGCGAACCTGTGGAAAGTCAATCTTGAAGCCGCCTTGGAGAAGACCGGCGACGACCTTGACGACTTCGTTAAGAAGATGGAGCAACAGGGTCTCAACAAGAACCGCGGCACCTACGAGCGGTGGTACGAGATGGAAGTCCACCGAACACGGTCAAAGAAGAGCTTCTGGGCTATCGCCGATGCGTACGATCTCGACAGTGTCAAAGAGAACTTCAGCCAGGTGTGGAACGCCGTACAGGAGATGGAGACGATATACAGTCGTCTGAAGAAAGCACTCAGACAGACAGCACTTCGATCTGCCGCCGACGGAACACTAGACGACGTAATGCTGTCGGAGAGTCCGGACATCCGACTCAGCGACTTCGAGATCGGGAAGTACCTCTTCCGACTCAACGTCCAATCGATAGAGGAGGGTGTTGAGGCCAAGAGTTCACAGATAGGACGATTACGTGGGCTCTGA